In Streptomyces sp. NBC_00448, the following are encoded in one genomic region:
- the tap gene encoding telomere-associated protein Tap, with the protein MPTENELFSAVDALLERVPSDDLPPPAERKRLREAAGLSQAQIAGAVDTRREAVGRWEAGLSEPRPPQRAAYARLLEGLAARFPAPAPASSGDLEASAGPEAAAPPPTPPPAPAPAPAAAPAPAPRTPMARSAPARRPAPKRPPATPATAPAPARAAADPRFAHGPLGVLDGDGQLYCAGGLVLQCPAGTLPELVEWTLAEARLGAARLHHSGKDSDPLVVLTTEAAGRLGLPERLEDRRSMRLPEDHQVVRQIGKAKWRLTQRGFGPWARVYRPAVGGERQCVQFAVLPWGALDARAWGEADQLPPAELARALSAYAARVLTPRGSTAVAGLELMAALRPPTRAVRDDATGAWVSGPVPGSLTVAVDPAPPEAPDEHPVVAALHPRTHERTPAEVLDEEAYDWVRATELLTDAECARQFAVGIDVNTAFLAAANRLVVGLSGPEYVRSPRFDKTVPGCWLVDLSGIELDPRLPSPFTPHGRRPEGPAWYATPTVAYAQELIDTYRLPVRLDPVEAWVRRAAGPYLDPWYKHLAEAYKATMADLGVTADLAPGDFLAAMATHKAGDPGMAAVLSAIKSTVKGGIGKLRERPQGAKYRPGERWPALERPSWRPDIRAAVISAARVNMHRKLVRTALATSGGPPPSGAVVFGADAVLPIAVLSDCAVYPSAGPSPLDVLPYDTAGKPAPGTFRLGVSPGMVKHEGTQPLYWAVELLEQQHNPARHVKGGDAVLDEGE; encoded by the coding sequence GTTCAGCGCGGTCGACGCGCTGCTGGAGCGTGTCCCCTCGGACGATCTGCCGCCGCCCGCCGAGCGGAAGCGGCTGCGGGAGGCGGCCGGGCTGAGCCAGGCACAGATCGCCGGGGCGGTGGACACCCGGCGGGAGGCGGTGGGCCGTTGGGAGGCCGGGCTGAGCGAGCCCCGTCCGCCGCAGCGTGCCGCGTACGCCCGGCTGCTGGAGGGCCTCGCGGCTCGTTTCCCCGCACCCGCGCCCGCTTCGTCGGGCGACCTGGAGGCGTCCGCCGGCCCGGAGGCCGCCGCGCCGCCGCCCACCCCGCCGCCCGCGCCGGCTCCTGCCCCGGCCGCCGCCCCCGCACCCGCGCCGCGCACTCCCATGGCCCGGTCGGCGCCCGCGCGGCGCCCCGCGCCGAAGCGGCCACCCGCCACGCCCGCGACAGCCCCGGCACCGGCCCGGGCCGCCGCCGACCCCCGCTTCGCGCACGGCCCGCTCGGTGTCCTGGACGGCGACGGCCAGTTGTACTGCGCCGGCGGGCTGGTGCTGCAGTGCCCTGCGGGCACGCTGCCCGAACTGGTCGAGTGGACCCTCGCGGAGGCCAGGCTCGGCGCGGCCCGACTGCACCACTCGGGCAAGGACTCCGACCCGTTGGTCGTGCTCACCACCGAGGCGGCCGGTCGACTGGGCCTGCCCGAGCGGCTGGAGGACCGGCGCTCGATGCGGCTGCCGGAGGACCACCAGGTCGTACGGCAGATCGGCAAGGCGAAGTGGCGGCTCACCCAGCGCGGCTTCGGGCCGTGGGCACGCGTCTACCGGCCGGCCGTGGGCGGCGAACGGCAGTGCGTGCAGTTCGCGGTGCTGCCGTGGGGCGCGCTCGACGCGCGTGCCTGGGGCGAGGCCGACCAACTGCCGCCGGCGGAACTCGCCCGGGCGCTCTCGGCGTACGCGGCCCGCGTGCTGACCCCGCGCGGGTCCACCGCGGTCGCCGGCCTCGAACTGATGGCGGCGCTGCGGCCGCCGACGCGGGCGGTCCGCGACGACGCGACCGGCGCATGGGTGTCGGGTCCGGTACCGGGCTCGCTGACCGTGGCGGTGGACCCGGCGCCGCCGGAGGCCCCGGACGAACACCCGGTCGTCGCGGCGCTCCACCCCCGTACCCACGAGCGCACCCCGGCCGAGGTCCTCGACGAGGAGGCGTACGACTGGGTCCGCGCCACCGAACTGCTCACCGACGCCGAGTGCGCGCGGCAGTTCGCGGTCGGCATCGACGTGAACACCGCGTTCCTCGCCGCCGCCAACCGCCTGGTCGTGGGCCTGTCCGGACCCGAGTACGTACGGTCGCCGCGGTTCGACAAGACGGTGCCCGGCTGCTGGCTGGTGGACCTGTCCGGGATCGAGCTGGACCCGCGGCTGCCGTCACCGTTCACCCCGCACGGCCGGCGCCCCGAGGGCCCTGCCTGGTACGCCACCCCGACGGTGGCGTACGCGCAGGAGCTGATCGACACGTACCGGCTGCCGGTGCGGCTCGACCCGGTCGAGGCGTGGGTACGGCGCGCGGCGGGCCCGTACCTCGACCCCTGGTACAAGCACCTGGCGGAGGCGTACAAGGCGACGATGGCCGACCTCGGGGTGACCGCCGACCTGGCACCCGGCGACTTCCTCGCCGCGATGGCGACCCACAAGGCGGGCGACCCGGGGATGGCGGCGGTGCTGTCCGCGATCAAGTCGACGGTCAAGGGCGGCATCGGCAAGCTCCGCGAACGCCCCCAGGGCGCGAAGTACCGGCCCGGCGAGCGCTGGCCGGCGCTGGAACGCCCGAGCTGGCGGCCCGACATCCGCGCCGCGGTCATCTCCGCCGCCCGTGTCAACATGCACCGCAAGCTCGTCAGGACCGCGCTGGCCACGAGCGGCGGCCCGCCGCCGTCGGGAGCGGTGGTGTTCGGCGCGGACGCGGTGCTGCCGATCGCGGTGCTGTCGGACTGCGCCGTCTACCCGTCGGCCGGGCCGTCGCCCCTGGACGTGCTGCCCTACGACACCGCGGGCAAGCCCGCGCCGGGCACCTTCCGGCTCGGGGTGTCCCCGGGGATGGTCAAGCACGAGGGCACCCAACCGCTGTACTGGGCAGTGGAGTTGCTGGAGCAGCAGCACAACCCCGCCCGGCACGTCAAGGGCGGCGACGCGGTCCTGGACGAGGGGGAGTAG